A section of the Campylobacter anatolicus genome encodes:
- the gyrB gene encoding DNA topoisomerase (ATP-hydrolyzing) subunit B gives MQEQHYDAGNIKVLKGLEAVRKRPGMYIGDTNIGGLHHMIYEVVDNSIDEAMAGYCDTINIELTRDGSAIITDNGRGIPTDMHPTENLPAATVVLTVLHAGGKFDKDTYKVSGGLHGVGVSVVNALSKKLILTIKRDGKTYRQEFSKGIPTTDLEIIKTTNKTGTQVEFFVDDSIFEVTEFSREILAKRFRELAYLNPKITINFKDARDGFSESYHFEGGLESFVTDMNKSTPVSKAVSFSGGEDDVIVDFALLYNETYSENLLSFVNNIKTPDGGTHEAGFRAGLTRVITNYISANAAAREKDTKITGDDIREGLIAVVSVKVPEPQFEGQTKGKLGSSYVKPIVQKMVFEVLTKYFEENPIEARAIMNKALMAARGREAAKKARDLTRKKDSLSVGTLPGKLADCQSKDASISELYLVEGDSAGGSAKQGRDRVFQAILPLRGKILNVEKARLDKILKSDEIKNMITALGCGIGDEFDAEKLRYHKIIIMTDADVDGSHIQTLLLTFFFRFLNQVVENGYIYLAQPPLYRYKKGKKEIYLKDDKALNEFLIQTGIEGVEFEGIGNNDLVDLLKIVAAYRSLLKELEKRFNLLSAIRYMIENPDIIGKNYSELFEILKSYLLKQGYNILNSYVNDDEIRIYVQTENGLEELVVNENLFTNPLYEEALYIHQKIKDRDMEFGKDVIDILEEIEKNAKKGAYIQRYKGLGEMNPEQLWETTMNPENRRLLQININDAASASDTFNLFMGDEVEPRRNYIQDHAKDVKHLDV, from the coding sequence ATGCAAGAACAACACTACGATGCTGGAAATATTAAAGTTTTAAAGGGACTTGAGGCAGTTAGAAAACGCCCTGGTATGTATATAGGCGATACAAATATTGGTGGACTTCACCATATGATATATGAAGTTGTTGATAACTCAATAGATGAAGCAATGGCAGGATATTGTGATACTATAAACATTGAACTTACCCGTGATGGTAGTGCGATAATAACCGATAACGGACGTGGAATTCCTACCGACATGCATCCAACTGAAAATCTCCCTGCTGCAACAGTCGTTTTAACAGTTCTTCATGCTGGTGGTAAATTTGATAAAGATACTTATAAAGTATCTGGTGGTCTTCACGGTGTTGGTGTATCGGTTGTAAATGCTCTTTCTAAAAAGCTTATTTTAACGATAAAAAGAGATGGAAAAACTTACCGTCAAGAATTTAGTAAAGGAATTCCTACAACTGATCTAGAAATTATAAAAACGACAAATAAAACTGGAACACAGGTTGAGTTTTTTGTCGATGATAGTATATTTGAAGTAACTGAATTTAGCCGTGAAATTTTAGCAAAACGCTTTCGTGAGTTAGCCTATCTAAATCCAAAAATAACTATAAATTTTAAAGATGCTAGAGATGGATTTAGCGAGAGTTATCACTTTGAAGGTGGGCTTGAGAGCTTTGTAACTGATATGAATAAATCAACTCCGGTAAGCAAAGCTGTATCATTTAGTGGTGGCGAAGATGATGTTATAGTTGATTTTGCTTTATTATATAACGAAACTTATAGTGAAAATTTATTAAGCTTTGTAAATAATATAAAAACTCCTGATGGTGGTACACACGAAGCTGGTTTTAGAGCTGGTTTGACAAGGGTTATTACAAACTACATATCAGCAAATGCTGCAGCTCGTGAAAAGGATACAAAGATAACTGGTGATGATATACGTGAAGGACTTATTGCAGTTGTAAGTGTAAAAGTACCTGAGCCACAATTTGAAGGACAAACTAAAGGTAAATTAGGTTCAAGCTATGTTAAACCAATAGTTCAAAAGATGGTCTTTGAGGTGCTTACAAAGTATTTTGAAGAAAATCCTATAGAGGCACGTGCCATAATGAATAAAGCTCTTATGGCGGCACGAGGACGTGAGGCGGCTAAGAAAGCACGCGATCTAACTCGTAAAAAAGATAGTTTAAGTGTAGGTACTTTACCAGGTAAACTTGCTGATTGTCAAAGTAAAGATGCAAGTATAAGTGAACTTTATCTGGTTGAGGGAGACTCAGCTGGTGGTTCAGCTAAACAGGGTCGTGATAGAGTATTTCAGGCTATATTACCACTTCGTGGTAAAATTTTAAATGTTGAAAAGGCTAGACTTGATAAAATTTTAAAATCTGATGAGATAAAAAATATGATAACAGCACTTGGTTGCGGTATTGGCGATGAGTTTGATGCAGAAAAACTTCGCTATCATAAGATTATAATTATGACTGATGCTGACGTTGATGGTAGTCATATTCAGACACTTTTACTTACATTTTTCTTTAGATTCTTAAATCAAGTAGTAGAAAATGGATATATTTACTTAGCTCAACCACCACTTTACCGCTATAAAAAGGGTAAGAAAGAAATTTATTTAAAAGATGATAAAGCTTTAAATGAGTTTTTGATCCAAACCGGTATAGAAGGCGTTGAATTTGAAGGTATTGGTAATAATGACTTAGTTGATTTATTAAAAATAGTAGCGGCTTATAGAAGTTTGCTAAAAGAGCTTGAAAAACGCTTTAATCTATTAAGTGCAATCCGATATATGATAGAAAATCCAGATATAATAGGCAAAAATTATAGTGAGCTTTTTGAAATTTTAAAGTCATATCTGCTAAAACAAGGATATAATATATTAAATTCATATGTAAATGATGATGAAATTCGTATCTATGTCCAAACTGAAAATGGCTTAGAAGAGCTTGTAGTAAATGAGAATTTATTTACAAATCCACTATACGAAGAAGCACTTTATATTCATCAAAAGATAAAAGATCGTGATATGGAATTTGGTAAAGATGTAATTGATATACTTGAAGAGATAGAGAAAAATGCCAAAAAAGGTGCGTATATACAACGCTATAAAGGTCTTGGTGAGATGAATCCAGAGCAACTTTGGGAGACTACGATGAATCCTGAAAATCGCCGATTATTACAGATAAATATAAATGACGCTGCAAGTGCTAGTGATACGTTTAATCTATTTATGGGCGATGAGGTTGAACCAAGGAGAAACTATATACAAGATCATGCAAAAGACGTTAAACACTTAGACGTTTAG